The DNA sequence TCCTTCCATTCAAATTCAGACATCTTCTTGCAAGGTTTGCCACTATTATGATATCTTCTTTCGATCCTTCCTTCAAAACTTGAGCATCAACAATTTCAAATAGACGATCTTTGTGCatggaaataatgaaatatgtGGCAAGACTTCTGCCTTCATCCTCTGACCTTAGAAAAGAAATTGGTTTTTGTCCTGTTAAGAGCTCAACAAGAACAACCCCAAAGCTATACACATCACTTTTCTCTGTAAATTGGCTTGACTGAAAGTATTCAGGGTCCAAGTAACCAAATGTGCCATGTACAAGTGATGTGGTCAGGTGAGTTTGGTCAATAGCAATTGATCTCGAAGTTCCAAAGTCAGCAATTTTTGTTCTGTATTTATCATCTAAAAGTATGTTTGTAGACTTGATATCTCTATGATAAATTGGAAAGGAAGCTGCATAATGTAAGTATGAGAGAGCTCCTGCAATTTCTGTGGCAATTCGTAAGCGCATTTTCCATGTGAGTGGAAAGTCTTCAACCTGCTCTGTAATATACTTGGAAAGGGTTCCATTTGGTATAAATTCATAAACCAAAAGAGGAACTTCTGTCTCTAAACAACAACCCAATAGTTGAACCACATTTCTATGGTTAATTTGGGAAAGAATGACAacctcattgatgaattctgaAAGTTGGCTTTCATCAACTATTTTAGACTTCTTCACAGCAACAATTCTCCCGTCCTCCAACATGCCTTTGTATACAGTACCTTGACCTCCTTGGCCAAGAATTCTATCCATATTAAAATTATCGGTAGACTTCTCTAACTCATGTGATTTGAACAATTTAATTTTCTCGACATTAACTTCACCTGACGATAATTGTTGTTCTAATAATAAACCACCATTTCGCTTGAAGAGCATCTTTTTTCGTTTTATctcattctttttcttcaggAGTTTGTATCCAAACCATACACCAATAAGCAACAATAATAGTCCAAGGCTCGAGCTCAAACCTGCATAACTCGGCCACCAAAACGTGCAAAGTCAGATTCAAAGACATATTATTGGATTGAAACTCCAAAAATATATTATCTTGACAAGACACTTGAGTGTTTGCcacaaaaaaattttaaaaggaTCTTTCAAAGagagggaaaaaagaaaaaaaaaaaaaagatgaaatttTTCTATGGTACCTGATGTATTGCTACTTAAATAATTTGGTACCTAGTCAATGAAAGCAGACCATTTCGTACTTGGATTTATTCTTCGTCAGACAATTTGGTACTTCACATCCATTTTTTACTTTACAAGTTAGGCCATGATTGTGATTTCAACCTTattttcagaagaagaagaagaagaaaaacaaatttttttaaaaaaattcaggCAATCGACCAGGTATTATAACTCTTTTGAGTATTTATCATTTTTTGGGTAGTATAGAGTATTAATataagggtggttctagttggacttccaaatttgatatttagaccCCTCCTACTTATTAGAACTCCAATTCAGCTTTTTAaatacttaaaaagctaagtacATCTCCTTAATTGTACCAAAACATAGTTGAACAATTAGATCTCTATCTTTAacaatttattgtttttttttatctctatcaattcaaccaCGAATAATTTTGCGAAAGAGTACCTATATTTTTGGTGTACTTTCATCCAGTGGCAGAACCAAAAATTGATTCTTGGAATGGCCGAATGAGTAGACAATTATAAAGATTTTTTTGTTAATCCaaataatagttttttttttaatatgaatggtttaaaaaaaaaaaaaaactttggttctcaaataaataatatatattgattatttcaaaaaaaaatttgattaaatctaattaaaaagAGTTAACCTTTTATCTTAATTTGTAATAATTACGCCAAGTAATAATTACACcaaaatattcaatgaatttcgtttaaggaaatttcaaattaaattgttttaaattTAGTTTTCTATCAAATGAGGGGGCCATGTTTTTTTGAAATGGACttgtgcggctgccctcaagccttgattaatgaaattgcagaatacaaggggggggggacgtagagcctgaaccccagattacaataagcataaagataatatcctgaaataataccaagactctctacaaaatctatgtattctaacaagcaccaaatagcaaagagttcacgaatggctactccatttgttttgacatagcggtgacataccggaaagataactctatcacgaagaagcatcattacaaatactACAACTTTCCCACTGTGTTGCCGCACGGAAATCAATCCAGCGACACGCAAtttcattctgccactaggaggttgcgtccatttgatcaagcaaatagTTCACCTCCTCGCTAGACtagacaaggcacactgagtgtGCATACTGGGACTTAGCCCACGTTGCCCTATCGTAAAGTGATAGGGACTTATTACCGGCATAAAGCCACGTCTAATTAAATATAACATAcgataaaatataaaaataaaacattttagGACCTGAGCCCAAACCCCAGACCCAGGCCCAAAATCCGTCTAGCCCAAGCAACAAAGCCAGGGCCCAAAAACCAAGGCAGTCagcgagcctagccaggacgtgctaactgttgagaaacctcaagctttggaagcaaatagagcagctttAGAgacaaataaggcgaaagccatcatcctaatgactcatcatatggatgattcactccagtatgagtgtatgaatgaataAGACCCCAGAagactgtgggtctcactcgacaaaagatttggcaacgtccgtgactccctgcttcctgacctagaagtgagataacatagcctccgcttctgtgatttcaagtcagttcttgactacaactcggaagcacttcacattaaatccttaatggaattatgtggtaaagagatcacagatgcgatgttgattgagaaaactctctctaccttccccgtctctacattgatgattgagaaaactctctctactcTCGAATCATGTTACTGCATGACGTATCACGAggttcatgagctcattggagctatgaatgtccctgaaaagcatgacaacatctttgtgaagaactataattcgagatccatagaaacagagcatattccggaatccaattatagtcgcgcccctaagagagggcgccaagagtgaaaccctaaatcttagggataattctggacgctCTAGTCCATAAAATCGCTTTACTTGGGAAAGTACccgccaaaataggtgaacactAAGccaaagaggtcaacgtggaaagagagaggtacgcaacgcctctggccgtgttggtggcgccaccaatactaagagccatctaaatgacgctttcaaagcgcctcaatcaatggagtctaagcaaagagatgtatgttctcgatgtggagtatccagtcattgggcacacatttgtagagctcgtgaagaaattgtcttCGCCTACAAAGGATATTGTGAAGCAATAGAAGCTCATTATGTGGAACATGATCTGGAGTGAAGgattgaagactacaaatctggttgggatcaatagatcgccaattctgtttaagtctttatttttccaagagatgtgataggcaattgccatatactttgtattAAATgctattggttttgtttttcttcacataggctaatccaaaatgagtatgatgtctaggaaggttttgagataagtggtatttaggcaagctttgctccaccgacatctctctactcacctggtcatatttactttggagttaccgaaacaagtcaaacgactacctttgatTTACATTaactagcatttggattagattctcctaatggttaagagacaatgatgtactccgttggcttatgaatagaattttgagttcttttcatgacttcattttgattctgagcatatttctttgtgactacgatggctgggccatcagtattaattcaaggacatggaatagcccaagttccccttgccaaatgacatcttgattactgtcacagaaactctctgcgcttctagggcaaatcgcacctatgaatagccaacggattccgtagagaacgaaaatgagttccttttcaatacctctaacgattgcgaacaaaggtgcatcttagaaaagtttatgtgtctctctagtggactctatgttactattcgagttattaaatccaataaagtcatgagagaagatctcttagatttagacacatattggctttgtcatgataggataggtcatcctagtcatgatatgatgatccgtctaaagacttcacattgacatcctttctctcgaacGAAACGAAGcgtgaatcaaaagttgattcctggactaagtgtgaccgccgctgcTGCCTCTGGcgccagcctagggctggtaaAGTCCCTATCCATGTGCCCATCATGGTGGTGGctccctaggtgatgctgcaatcaccaactttgcttcaaatagtgttttagtcaaaccaaaatcctcattagttgcttctaaggcccctcgctcgttttacaaagcctgtttcttagggaaattaggactgagaccatcctatgcaaatgatagGAAAATACtaattctgttcttacatagagtccgtggggattctgtggactgattcaaccaacttgtgggcgttaaaatatttcatgatgttggttgacacgcaaatacGCTGGcacgtgttatgccattgtccacttgtaaatgttgcttatgctatactcctagcacatatcatatacaGCGAGCTCACTCCCCGGACCATCCTATTCactcaattggatttgacattgctagagagtttacatcgaagactttcgatggttattgcaatgggactaatgttggacatcatattcccatgtacacaccaaaatggtctcgcggaaacgactacgaatATTGGTAATGCGTACCaacctccttatatccgcttggggtgatgcaatatggcatgcagctatgctaattcatctacgacccaccgccactcaatctacctctgcgttatagctagtgactgagtataagtatcgtacttacgcacatttgagtgagccatttatatGCCAATTgggccgccacagcgcactatgacaggtccttacagatgaatgggcaactacgttggatttgagactccgacaattgtccgccacttaatgcccttgcaaggcgatctcattaccgc is a window from the Rosa chinensis cultivar Old Blush chromosome 2, RchiOBHm-V2, whole genome shotgun sequence genome containing:
- the LOC112188524 gene encoding wall-associated receptor kinase-like 10 produces the protein MGINCCQTSIPRYLTVNNLTFENTTDCNRFAFLVDKDWFQYTFDSTPTISQMQRMGKVPVTLTWSINNHSGPFDFDMSIVFVNGSTDFNEFNRYRDVDANPNCYVSHSRAFNWSVLYCYCPKGYEGNPYLGPYSCHDIDECQGSHPPCRNSKCVNEYGSFRCEDDGRKAKLILATGLSSSLGLLLLLIGVWFGYKLLKKKNEIKRKKMLFKRNGGLLLEQQLSSGEVNVEKIKLFKSHELEKSTDNFNMDRILGQGGQGTVYKGMLEDGRIVAVKKSKIVDESQLSEFINEVVILSQINHRNVVQLLGCCLETEVPLLVYEFIPNGTLSKYITEQVEDFPLTWKMRLRIATEIAGALSYLHYAASFPIYHRDIKSTNILLDDKYRTKIADFGTSRSIAIDQTHLTTSLVHGTFGYLDPEYFQSSQFTEKSDVYSFGVVLVELLTGQKPISFLRSEDEGRSLATYFIISMHKDRLFEIVDAQVLKEGSKEDIIIVANLARRCLNLNGRKRPTMREVTSELEVIQMTEKTSSGEQNYEEVEFVKTELVEPWDIASSSTGTGSALDVGRVSSFHEIPLLSFKSR